The Sorex araneus isolate mSorAra2 chromosome 5, mSorAra2.pri, whole genome shotgun sequence genome has a segment encoding these proteins:
- the ZBTB8A gene encoding zinc finger and BTB domain-containing protein 8A produces the protein MEISSHQSHLLQQLNEQRRQDVFCDCSILVEGKVFKAHRNVLFASSGYFKMLLSQNSKETSQPTTATFQAFSPDTFTVILDFVYSGKLSLTGQNVIEVMSAASFLQMTDVISVCKTFIKSSLDISEKEKDRYFSLSDKDASSNGLERSFYSGGWQEESSSPHSRLSPDQGTGGVSGKSWNKYNYHLPSQRNMQQILAKHEQRKDSIKKSKHLRLSKPPEVAHFKSSKREVQTSDSSSHVSQSEEQAQTDVEIDSAPIGYPYGQGSDGIPRSFSDDLPRMRFKCPFCTHVVKRKADLKRHLRCHTGERPYPCQACGKRFSRLDHLSSHFRTIHQACKLICRKCKRHVTDLTGQVVQEGTRRYRLCNECLAEVGIDSLPMDLDAQQQLLSPSEGDKDSRWHMSEDEHRSYVEIIEDGSADLVIQQVDDSEEEEEKEVKPNIR, from the exons ATGGAGATCTCCTCTCATCAGTCCCATCTCCTGCAGCAACTGAACGAACAACGCAGACAAGATGTGTTTTGTGACTGCAGTATTCTCGTGGAAGGCAAAGTCTTCAAGGCACACCGAAATGTGCTCTTTGCTAGTAGTGGATACTTTAAAATGCTCCTCTCCCAGAATTCAAAGGAGACAAGCCAGCCGACCACAGCTACCTTTCAGGCTTTCTCCCCAGACACTTTTACCGTTATCCTGGACTTCGTCTACTCTGGCAAACTCTCCCTTACTGGTCAGAATGTGATAGAGGTGATGTCCGCTGCCAGCTTCCTGCAGATGACTGACGTCATCAGTGTGTGTAAGACCTTCATCAAATCTTCATTAGACATTagtgagaaagagaaggatcGCTATTTCAGTCTCTCTGATAAAGATGCCAGTTCGAATGGTCTAGAGCGTTCTTTTTATAGTGGCGGCTGGCAAGAAGAAAGCAGTTCTCCACATTCCCGCCTGAGCCCCGATCAAGGAACAGGTGGAGTAAGTGGGAAATCTTGGAATAAATATAATTACCATCTACCTTCTCAAAGAAATATGCAACAAATTCTGGCCAAGCATGAACAGAGGAAGGATTCCATTAAAAAGTCAAAACACCTGAGGCTGTCAAAGCCTCCTGAAGTTGCTCATTTTAAGTCAAGTAAACGGGAAGTGCAGACCTCTGATTCTTCCAGCCACGTTTCCCAGTCTGAAGAACAAGCACAAACTGATGTGGAAATAGACTCTGCTCCTATTGGCTATCCATATGGTCAAGGATCTGATGGCATACCCAGAAGTTTTTCAG ATGACCTGCCCCGGATGCGGTTTAAGTGCCCTTTCTGCACACACGTGGTGAAAAGGAAAGCTGACCTCAAGCGCCACCTTCGCTGTCACACGGGGGAAAGGCCCTACCCCTGTCAAGCTTGTGGGAAAAGGTTCAGCAGGCTAGACCATCTCAGTAGCCATTTCCGAACA ATTCACCAGGCCTGCAAACTCATCTGCCGGAAATGCAAGCGCCACGTGACGGATCTCACAGGACAAGTGGTACAGGAAGGCACCCGGCGCTACAGACTCTGCAACGAGTGCCTTGCCGAGGTGGGCATCGACAGCCTCCCCATGGACCTGGACGCGCAGCAGCAGCTTCTGTCCCCGTCCGAGGGAGACAAGGATTCTAGGTGGCACATGAGTGAAGACGAGCATAGATCATACGTGGAGATCATTGAGGACGGGTCTGCTGATCTGGTCATACAGCAGGTTGATGACagcgaagaagaagaagaaaaggaagtaaaGCCCAACATTAGGTAG